From Schizosaccharomyces pombe strain 972h- genome assembly, chromosome: II, the proteins below share one genomic window:
- the eaf7 gene encoding NuA4 histone acetyltransferase complex subunit Eaf7, with the protein MSSRGTRSSTAAEQKRQEDVNKESNMNDSVTEWSVLEETLLLKAICRGLRPVGIEKNFYMIGILREIRDGCKRSTIKAQDVWNKLGTLYNLKEFEELEAPGNEEVKAKEKRIKSPDVKDFKLPKDILKVKEKSEKPLETSQKVEIETVETKPGEPEVKQETNLQKEKKESKVKLESKEEKISRNLRSSSRSISPVTEQPQSPKIQPVIPEKKEKSEKKESSMTLRKRSVSPSSQNTARSPKRMATEPIEPASSPAASNQAIRRSSRSRRPPT; encoded by the exons ATGAGTTCGAGGGGAACAAGATCATCAACTGCTGCCGAGCAGAAAAGGCAGGAGgatgtaaataaagaatcaaATATGAATGATTCTGTTACTGAATGGTCTGTTTTAGAGGAAACCTTACTGTTAAAAGCTATTTGTCGTGGATTGCGCCCTGTAG gaatagaaaaaaatttttatatgatAGGGATTTTACGAGAAATTCGTGATGGCTGCAAAAGATCAACAATTAAGGCTCAGGACGTTTGGAATAAATTAGGAACACTTTATAATTTGAAAGAGTTTGAAGAATTG gAAGCTCCAGGAAATGAAGAAGTTAAGGCGAAAGAAAAACGAATAAAGTCGCCAGATgttaaagattttaaattaccAAAAGATATTcttaaagtaaaagaaaaatccGAGAAACCATTGGAAACATCTCAAAAAGTGGAGATTGAAACGGTAGAAACTAAACCCGGTGAACCCGAAGTTAAGCAGGAGACGAATTTACAGaaagagaagaaggaaaGTAAAGTCAAGCTTGAATctaaagaagagaaaatttcTCGGAATTTACGATCCTCTTCTAGAAGTATTTCTCCTGTTACTGAACAGCCGCAAAGTCCAAAGATTCAGCCTGTTATTcccgaaaaaaaagaaaagtctgaaaagaaagagagtTCCATGACTTTGCGAAAAAGATCCGTCTCGCCATCTTCTCAAAATACAGCCCGTTCTCCAAAGCGTATGGCTACTGAGCCCATAGAGCCTGCTTCTTCACCGGCAGCTTCAAACCAAGCTATTCGCCGTAGCTCTCGAAGCCGGAGGCCTCCGACCTAG